In Sander vitreus isolate 19-12246 chromosome 12, sanVit1, whole genome shotgun sequence, the following proteins share a genomic window:
- the napgb gene encoding N-ethylmaleimide-sensitive factor attachment protein, gamma b: MAAQKINEAHEHIAKAEKCLKTGLTKWKPDFDSAASEYAKAAVCFKNAKQYEQAKDAYLKEAEYHTENKTLFHAAKAIEQAGMMMKEQKKMPEAIQYIEKACMMYMENGTPDTAAMALDRAGKLIEPLNLEKAVDLYQKAAGVFENEDRLRQAVELLGKASRLLVRLRRLDEASVALQKEKNMYKEIENFPMCFKKTTAQVLVHLHRGDFVAADKCVRESYSLPGYSGSEDSVAMETLLQGYDEQDEDQVYRVCNSPLLKYMDNDYAKLAISLRVPGGGGKKKKAAAAPQGGASGAPAAAEDEDDYEGGLC; encoded by the exons ATGGCTGCTCAGAAAATAAACGAAGCTCATGAGCACATAGCTAAAGCTGAAAAATG CTTAAAGACAGGTCTGACAAAGTGGAAGCCTGATTTTGACAGTGCTGCGTCAGAATACGCCAAAGCAG CTGTGTGCTTCAAGAATGCGAAGCAGTATGAGCAAGCGAAAGATGCCTACCTCAAGGAAGCTGAATATCACACAGAAAACAAGAC GCTTTTTCATGCTGCAAA ggCTATTGAACAGGCAGGTATGATGATGAAG GAACAAAAGAAGATGCCAGAGGCCATCCAGTACATAGAGAAAGCCTGTATGATGTACATGGAGAATGGGACTCCTGACACTGCCGCCATGGCTCTGGACCGGGctggaaa ATTGATAGAGCCTTTAAATCTAGAGAAAGCTGTGGACCTGTATCAGAAGGCAGCTGGCGTGTTTGAG AATGAGGACCGCCTGCGTCAGGCAGTTGAACTGCTGGGGAAAGCCTCCAGACTTCTGGTCAGGCTAAGAAG GTTGGATGAAGCATCAGTCGCGCTGCAGAAAGAGAAGAACATGTACAAAGAGATTGAGAACTTCCCCATGTGCTTCAAG AAAACAACCGCTCAAGTGCTGGTTCATCTTCACAGAGGGGACTTCGTAGCAGCTGATAAATGTGTCAGAGAAAGTTACAG TTTGCCAGGCTACAGTGGAAGCGAAGATAGCGTTGCCATGGAGACGCTACTGCAGGGCTACGATGAGCAGGACGAGGACCAGGTCTACCGTGTGTGCAACTCACCTTTACTGAAGTACATGGACAATGAC TATGCCAAGCTGGCCATTTCCCTGAGGGtacctggaggaggaggaaagaagaagaaggctgctgctgctccacaaGGCGGCGCTAGTGGGGCGCCAGCTGCCGCTGAGGATGAGGATGATTATGAGGGAGGGCTGTGTTAG